Proteins from one Candidatus Sulfotelmatobacter sp. genomic window:
- a CDS encoding pyridoxal-phosphate dependent enzyme translates to MTAAFPLHADAVHAAAARIRGGVLRTPTARSRVLSELIGGEVHLKLENRQATGAYKERGALNALLVHRDDARARGVVTMSAGNHGQAVAFHGTRLGLRTTVVMPENTPLLKVRRTRDFGAEVVLVGDGFADAAAHAQALAARTGAVLVHPYDDADVIAGQGTATLELLEDAGPLDALLVPVGGGGLIAGAVLARAAHGSGATVVAVQSEAFPSLAAARHGDAVPGGVTIAEGIAVARLGSLPLAVVADAVRETILVDEPAVETAIATLLEEEKLVVEGAGAAGVAALLMRPAQFAGLRVGIVLCGGNIDLGTLASVIVRARIRAGRVVRIRVRMVDKPGELASVAEAIAQARVNVLDVAHHRVLGTVPAKVAELDLTVELERAEDLAGVLAAIRERGFDADVVRD, encoded by the coding sequence ATGACCGCCGCCTTCCCGCTCCACGCCGACGCCGTCCACGCCGCCGCCGCGCGCATTCGCGGCGGCGTGCTGCGCACGCCGACCGCGCGCTCGCGCGTCCTCTCCGAGCTGATCGGCGGCGAGGTCCACCTCAAGCTCGAGAACCGTCAGGCGACCGGCGCGTACAAGGAGCGCGGCGCGCTCAACGCGCTGCTCGTGCACCGGGACGACGCGCGCGCGCGCGGCGTCGTCACCATGTCGGCCGGCAACCACGGCCAAGCCGTCGCGTTCCACGGCACGCGGCTGGGACTGCGCACGACCGTCGTGATGCCGGAGAACACGCCGCTGCTCAAGGTCCGCCGGACGCGGGACTTCGGCGCCGAGGTCGTGCTCGTCGGCGACGGCTTCGCCGACGCGGCCGCGCACGCGCAGGCACTGGCGGCGCGGACGGGCGCGGTGCTCGTCCACCCGTACGACGACGCGGACGTCATCGCCGGGCAAGGCACCGCGACCCTCGAGCTGCTCGAGGACGCCGGCCCGCTCGACGCGCTGCTGGTCCCGGTCGGCGGAGGCGGGCTCATCGCCGGGGCCGTCCTCGCCCGCGCGGCCCACGGTTCGGGCGCGACCGTGGTCGCCGTGCAGAGCGAGGCGTTCCCTTCGCTGGCGGCGGCCCGCCACGGCGACGCGGTGCCGGGCGGCGTGACCATCGCCGAGGGGATCGCGGTCGCGCGGCTGGGCAGCTTGCCGCTGGCCGTCGTCGCCGACGCCGTGCGCGAGACGATCCTGGTCGACGAGCCGGCCGTCGAGACCGCGATCGCGACCCTGCTCGAAGAGGAGAAGCTGGTCGTCGAAGGCGCCGGCGCGGCCGGCGTCGCGGCCTTGTTGATGCGCCCGGCGCAGTTCGCCGGCCTGCGGGTCGGGATCGTGCTGTGCGGCGGGAACATCGACCTGGGCACGCTGGCGTCGGTGATCGTGCGCGCGCGCATCCGCGCCGGGCGGGTCGTGCGCATCCGGGTGCGGATGGTCGACAAACCGGGGGAGCTGGCCAGCGTCGCCGAGGCGATCGCCCAGGCGCGGGTCAACGTCCTGGACGTCGCGCACCACCGCGTGCTGGGGACGGTCCCGGCGAAAGTCGCCGAGCTGGACCTCACCGTCGAGCTGGAGCGGGCCGAAGATCTGGCCGGGGTGCTGGCGGCGATCCGCGAGCGCGGCTTCGACGCCGACGTCGTCCGCGACTGA
- the cydB gene encoding cytochrome d ubiquinol oxidase subunit II gives MIVAAFVILLLMLGTYVLLDGYDLGVGMLHLFVARTDRERAATIASIGPFWNGNEVWLIAAGGTLFGLFPLVYASSFSGFYLPFIVVLWLLMFRGIALELRGHFPSDLWHQFFDVTFALASALLALLFGVALGNVVRGVPLDASHYFEGTFAFLLNPYALGVGLLAVLALALHGAAWVAMRVDGWPADRAVGAQRILWPAVTALAVVITYATFRVHSPWPNLVAMPWIALAPLASLAGLIGMVALRAQPRLVFAASSLFLAGMLGSAGATVFPYLLPGFPAAANGLSIYTVPESPIALATMLPVIVVGLVIVAVYRVFVAGRLDRGARNDAGLDSP, from the coding sequence GTGATCGTCGCCGCGTTCGTCATCCTGCTGCTCATGCTCGGCACCTACGTGCTGCTCGACGGTTACGACCTGGGCGTCGGGATGCTCCATCTCTTCGTCGCGCGCACCGATCGCGAGCGCGCCGCGACGATCGCCAGCATCGGTCCGTTCTGGAACGGCAACGAGGTCTGGCTGATCGCGGCCGGCGGCACGCTGTTCGGCCTGTTCCCACTGGTCTACGCCTCGTCGTTCAGCGGCTTCTATCTGCCGTTCATCGTCGTGCTCTGGCTCTTGATGTTCCGCGGCATCGCACTCGAGCTGCGCGGGCACTTCCCGAGCGATCTCTGGCACCAGTTCTTCGACGTGACGTTCGCGCTCGCGAGCGCGCTGCTCGCGCTGCTGTTCGGCGTGGCGCTGGGCAACGTCGTGCGCGGCGTGCCGCTCGACGCGTCGCACTACTTCGAGGGCACCTTTGCGTTCTTGCTCAACCCGTACGCGCTCGGTGTCGGCCTGCTCGCGGTGCTGGCGCTGGCGCTGCACGGCGCCGCCTGGGTCGCGATGCGCGTCGACGGGTGGCCGGCCGATCGCGCGGTCGGAGCGCAGCGCATTCTCTGGCCGGCCGTGACGGCGCTTGCGGTGGTGATCACCTACGCCACCTTTCGCGTCCACTCGCCGTGGCCGAACCTGGTCGCCATGCCGTGGATCGCGCTCGCGCCGCTGGCCTCGCTGGCGGGTCTGATCGGCATGGTCGCACTGCGCGCGCAGCCGCGGCTGGTGTTCGCGGCCTCGTCGCTGTTCCTGGCCGGCATGCTCGGCTCGGCCGGCGCGACGGTGTTTCCCTACCTCTTGCCGGGGTTTCCGGCGGCGGCGAACGGGCTGAGCATCTACACCGTGCCGGAATCGCCGATCGCGCTGGCCACGATGCTTCCCGTCATCGTCGTCGGGCTGGTGATCGTCGCCGTCTATCGCGTGTTCGTCGCCGGGCGGCTCGATCGCGGTGCGCGAAATGACGCCGGCTTAGACTCACCTTAA
- a CDS encoding LysR family transcriptional regulator, which translates to MELRDLRYFVAVAQARSFSRAAEALHLAQPSLSQAIKKLENELGVALFARAHHLVELTDAGAAFLREARTVLAQAAVAADTARMVGNGTIGQLRIGFIDSSALRIMPELVRRYRAAHPGVRLHFIELSTAQQIAALKADEIDVGIARGPVWDPELAGVRVATEELYVALAATHPLAPRETLGIGELRDELFVLYPPTKGTGLYDEVLRLCHDAGFEPAVAQEVNEIPMICGLAASGAGVAIVPGSARVIAIEGLRYVRLEPPATIERWALWRETAKLPAIAAFVDVANGMADGADGREREHGGR; encoded by the coding sequence GTGGAGCTCCGCGACCTTCGCTACTTCGTCGCCGTCGCGCAAGCGCGCAGCTTCAGCCGCGCCGCCGAGGCGCTGCACCTCGCGCAGCCCTCGCTCAGCCAGGCCATCAAGAAGCTCGAGAACGAGTTGGGCGTCGCGCTGTTCGCGCGCGCCCACCATCTGGTCGAGCTGACCGACGCCGGCGCGGCGTTCTTGCGCGAGGCGCGCACGGTGCTGGCGCAGGCCGCGGTCGCGGCGGACACCGCGCGCATGGTCGGCAACGGCACGATCGGTCAGCTGCGCATCGGCTTCATCGACTCCTCGGCGCTGCGCATCATGCCCGAGCTGGTGCGCCGGTACCGGGCCGCGCATCCCGGCGTGCGGCTGCACTTCATCGAGCTGAGCACCGCGCAGCAGATCGCGGCGCTCAAAGCCGATGAGATCGACGTCGGAATCGCGCGCGGTCCGGTCTGGGATCCCGAGTTGGCCGGCGTGCGGGTGGCGACCGAGGAGCTGTACGTCGCGCTGGCGGCGACCCATCCGCTGGCGCCGCGCGAGACGCTGGGCATCGGCGAGCTGCGCGACGAGCTGTTCGTGCTCTACCCGCCGACGAAGGGCACCGGCCTGTACGACGAGGTACTGCGCCTATGCCACGACGCGGGCTTCGAGCCGGCCGTCGCGCAGGAAGTCAACGAGATCCCGATGATCTGCGGCTTGGCCGCCAGCGGCGCCGGGGTCGCGATCGTACCCGGCTCGGCGCGCGTGATCGCGATCGAGGGCTTGCGCTACGTGCGGCTCGAGCCGCCGGCGACGATCGAGCGCTGGGCCCTCTGGCGCGAGACCGCGAAGCTACCGGCGATCGCGGCGTTCGTCGACGTCGCGAACGGTATGGCGGACGGCGCGGACGGGCGCGAACGAGAGCACGGCGGGAGGTAG
- a CDS encoding alkaline phosphatase family protein, protein MSSVLRRAGTAALASLLATAAPLVPNAPLDAQPAPHNVILFVPDGLRGAMVDATTAPTMDALRHAGVTFSNSHAIFPTFTTANASTMATGHLLGDTGDFSNTIDVGYKAPSAGYSFTPFLESDPVIADVDERFAGNYLDEDEILALAHARGFATAAVGKVGPVAIFDAADVQGTRTLVIDDQTGHTDPGGKLIGRPLPADVVSALAQQTGTAIAPTRGANGVAGSATTPGTTSTNADQQNWFVAAATKVVLPAFKAAGKPFVLVFWSRDPDGTQHNQGDSLGRLVPGINGPTSLAAIRNADDDLRALRASLRDLGLERTTDVIVTSDHGFSTIAKDTQTSPSAKYALTGVPAGQLPPGFLALDLAAALNLPLSDPDANDTVVHPDLEHKFPSHGDGLIGTSITDPEVIVAANGGSDLIYLPKDDAVALAPTIVTFLEHQDYVSGLFVDPRLGAYPGTLPADAVSLVGKAITPHPAIAVSFRSRGTGCENALRCTAEIADTTLQQGQGMHGSFSRADTANFTAAIGPDFKRGFVDTAPVSNADVGMTIARIIGLDLRHVAKGVLLGRPFLEAMPGGTMPVVTHGEEVSAPGLFGLETVVKWQRAGGERYIDAAGFPQRTVGL, encoded by the coding sequence ATGTCGTCCGTTCTTCGCCGGGCCGGTACCGCCGCGCTCGCCTCTCTGCTCGCGACCGCCGCGCCGCTGGTGCCGAACGCGCCGCTGGACGCGCAACCGGCGCCGCACAACGTCATCCTGTTCGTCCCTGACGGCCTACGCGGCGCGATGGTCGACGCGACCACCGCGCCGACCATGGACGCGCTCCGGCACGCCGGCGTCACCTTTTCCAACAGCCACGCCATCTTTCCGACCTTCACCACCGCCAACGCCTCGACGATGGCGACGGGCCATCTGCTCGGCGACACGGGCGACTTCTCGAACACGATCGACGTCGGCTACAAGGCGCCGTCGGCCGGCTACTCGTTCACGCCCTTCCTCGAGTCGGATCCGGTCATCGCCGACGTCGACGAACGCTTCGCCGGCAACTACTTGGACGAGGACGAGATCCTCGCGCTCGCGCACGCGCGCGGCTTCGCCACCGCGGCGGTCGGCAAGGTCGGTCCGGTCGCGATCTTCGACGCCGCCGACGTGCAGGGCACGCGCACGCTGGTCATCGACGACCAGACCGGCCACACCGATCCCGGCGGCAAGCTGATCGGCCGTCCGCTGCCGGCCGACGTCGTCAGCGCGCTCGCACAGCAGACCGGGACCGCGATCGCGCCGACCCGCGGCGCGAACGGCGTCGCCGGCAGCGCGACGACGCCCGGCACGACCAGCACCAACGCCGACCAGCAGAACTGGTTCGTGGCCGCCGCGACCAAGGTGGTGCTGCCCGCGTTCAAAGCCGCCGGCAAACCGTTCGTGCTGGTGTTCTGGTCGCGCGACCCCGACGGCACGCAGCACAACCAGGGCGACTCGCTGGGCCGGCTCGTCCCCGGCATCAACGGCCCGACCTCGCTGGCGGCCATCCGCAACGCCGACGACGACTTGCGCGCGCTGCGCGCGAGCCTGCGCGATCTCGGACTCGAGCGCACGACCGACGTCATCGTGACCAGCGATCACGGCTTCTCGACGATCGCCAAGGACACGCAGACCTCGCCGTCCGCGAAGTACGCGCTGACCGGCGTCCCGGCCGGCCAGCTCCCGCCCGGCTTCCTCGCTCTCGACCTCGCCGCCGCGCTGAACCTGCCGCTGAGCGATCCCGACGCCAACGACACCGTCGTGCACCCCGACCTCGAGCACAAGTTCCCCAGTCACGGCGACGGATTGATCGGCACCAGCATCACCGATCCCGAGGTCATCGTCGCCGCCAACGGCGGCAGCGATCTGATCTATCTGCCCAAGGATGACGCGGTCGCGCTCGCGCCGACGATCGTCACCTTTCTCGAACATCAGGATTACGTGAGCGGCTTGTTCGTCGACCCGCGGTTGGGCGCGTACCCGGGCACGTTGCCCGCCGACGCGGTTTCACTCGTCGGCAAGGCGATCACCCCGCACCCGGCGATCGCGGTCAGCTTCCGCTCGCGCGGCACCGGCTGCGAGAACGCGTTGCGCTGCACGGCTGAGATCGCCGACACGACCCTGCAGCAAGGCCAAGGGATGCACGGCTCGTTCAGCCGCGCCGACACGGCGAACTTCACCGCCGCGATCGGCCCCGACTTCAAGCGCGGCTTCGTCGATACCGCACCGGTCTCGAACGCGGACGTCGGGATGACGATCGCGCGCATCATCGGGCTCGACCTGCGGCACGTCGCCAAAGGCGTACTGCTCGGCCGCCCGTTCCTCGAGGCGATGCCGGGCGGCACGATGCCGGTGGTGACGCACGGCGAGGAGGTCTCGGCGCCGGGTCTGTTCGGGCTCGAGACGGTCGTCAAATGGCAGCGCGCGGGCGGCGAGCGCTACATCGACGCTGCCGGCTTCCCCCAACGAACGGTCGGTTTGTAG
- a CDS encoding cytochrome ubiquinol oxidase subunit I yields the protein METALAADRIQFAFTIMFHYLFPIGTMGLAPFVAWYTLRALRTGDAAYQRAARFWARIFAVNFAVGVVTGIPMEFQFGTNWALFSARTGAVIGQPLAMEGIFAFFLESVFLGVFLYGRGISPRLHAASAILVWLGSWLSGFFIVVTDAWMQHPVGYAVAGGGQVVLTNLGAVLLSPFAWWQFAHVLTGAVLTGGFVMAGVGAYYLLARRQEPHGQLFLRTGIVVAFAFSVLAVFPTGDRNGSDISVYQPAKLAAMEGLFQSETGAPLAIIGMPDTDKGTLIDPVTVPDLLSFLAYGNFRANVRGIATYPPDERPPVAVTYYAYHVMVGLGTIFLGLTTLAIVLWRLRLLERSRWLLWLLMLAMPFPYIANEAGWVTTEVGRQPWIVYGVMRTSEGASANVAGGETIFTIAGFVGMYFLLGLLFMLLVLHEIGVGPDEQHTPALSAQGVP from the coding sequence TTGGAAACGGCGCTGGCGGCGGATCGCATTCAGTTTGCGTTCACCATCATGTTTCACTACTTGTTCCCCATCGGGACGATGGGCTTGGCACCCTTCGTCGCCTGGTACACGTTGCGCGCGCTGCGAACGGGCGACGCCGCGTACCAGCGGGCGGCGCGCTTTTGGGCGCGCATCTTCGCGGTGAACTTCGCCGTCGGCGTCGTCACCGGGATTCCGATGGAGTTCCAGTTCGGCACCAACTGGGCGCTGTTCTCCGCGCGCACCGGCGCCGTCATCGGTCAACCGCTGGCGATGGAAGGCATCTTCGCGTTCTTCCTCGAGTCGGTCTTCCTGGGCGTCTTCTTGTACGGGCGCGGCATCTCGCCGCGCCTGCACGCCGCCTCGGCGATCCTGGTCTGGCTCGGCTCCTGGCTGTCCGGCTTCTTCATCGTCGTCACCGACGCGTGGATGCAGCACCCGGTCGGCTATGCGGTGGCCGGCGGCGGCCAGGTGGTGTTGACGAACCTCGGCGCCGTCCTGCTCTCGCCGTTCGCCTGGTGGCAGTTCGCGCACGTCCTCACGGGCGCGGTGCTGACCGGCGGCTTCGTGATGGCCGGCGTCGGCGCGTACTATCTGCTCGCGCGCCGGCAAGAACCCCACGGGCAGCTCTTCCTGCGGACCGGGATCGTCGTCGCGTTCGCGTTTTCCGTGCTGGCCGTGTTTCCGACCGGCGATCGCAACGGCTCCGACATCTCCGTCTATCAGCCGGCCAAGCTCGCGGCGATGGAAGGGCTGTTCCAATCGGAGACCGGCGCGCCGCTCGCGATCATCGGTATGCCGGATACCGACAAAGGCACGTTGATCGATCCCGTGACGGTGCCCGACCTGCTCAGCTTCCTCGCCTACGGCAACTTCCGCGCCAACGTCCGCGGCATCGCGACCTATCCGCCGGACGAACGCCCGCCGGTCGCGGTGACCTACTACGCGTATCACGTCATGGTCGGGCTGGGCACGATCTTTCTCGGCCTGACCACCCTGGCGATCGTGCTGTGGCGCTTGCGGCTGCTCGAACGCAGCCGCTGGCTGCTGTGGCTGCTGATGCTGGCCATGCCGTTCCCGTACATCGCTAACGAAGCCGGCTGGGTGACGACCGAAGTCGGGCGCCAGCCCTGGATCGTCTACGGCGTGATGCGCACCTCGGAGGGAGCGTCGGCCAACGTCGCCGGCGGCGAGACGATCTTCACCATCGCCGGATTCGTCGGCATGTACTTCTTGCTCGGCTTGCTCTTCATGCTGCTGGTCTTGCACGAGATCGGCGTCGGGCCCGACGAGCAGCACACGCCGGCGTTGTCCGCGCAGGGCGTACCGTGA